From Streptomyces sp. TLI_053, a single genomic window includes:
- a CDS encoding DUF4142 domain-containing protein — protein sequence MAYTQGTGRSPSGSRFRGMGLIGNLQVSKGVVTGGIVLGLAATVTALLIPVELFGEARRIVATDRVGALPPGFSDDSLGVQDTPFGPLTAVDRDFVRRVRLAGLWEGPAGDRARTAGTSAAVRTAGDHMVTGHRTLDAVDLAAAQVLKIADMPREPSPEQRGWLDEINGASPKDFDETFVRLTRAAHGKVFQVLALTRATTQNTQVRKLADEADRTVRDHMDVLERTGLWKGEEQSK from the coding sequence ATGGCCTACACACAGGGAACAGGCCGTTCCCCGTCCGGATCGCGGTTCCGGGGGATGGGGCTGATCGGCAACCTCCAGGTCTCCAAGGGCGTCGTGACCGGGGGCATCGTCCTCGGACTGGCGGCCACCGTCACCGCCCTGCTGATCCCGGTCGAGCTGTTCGGCGAGGCCCGGCGGATCGTGGCGACCGACCGGGTGGGTGCGCTGCCGCCGGGGTTCTCCGACGACAGTCTGGGAGTCCAGGACACACCGTTCGGCCCGCTGACCGCAGTCGACCGGGACTTCGTCCGGCGCGTGCGGCTGGCCGGCCTCTGGGAGGGTCCGGCCGGCGACCGGGCCCGCACGGCGGGGACGAGCGCCGCGGTCAGGACCGCCGGGGACCACATGGTGACCGGGCACCGCACCCTGGACGCGGTCGACCTGGCAGCGGCGCAGGTGCTCAAGATCGCCGACATGCCGCGCGAGCCCAGCCCCGAACAGCGTGGCTGGCTGGACGAGATCAACGGAGCGTCCCCGAAGGACTTCGACGAGACCTTCGTCCGGCTCACCCGGGCCGCCCACGGAAAGGTGTTCCAGGTTCTCGCGCTCACCCGGGCCACCACGCAGAACACCCAGGTCCGCAAGCTGGCCGACGAGGCCGACCGGACCGTCCGCGACCACATGGACGTCCTGGAGCGCACCGGACTGTGGAAGGGCGAGGAACAGAGCAAGTGA
- a CDS encoding NADH-quinone oxidoreductase subunit NuoF family protein, which produces MNEIRPTVSSFGPARLLAGTDAGRLDRARHLAVHGPVPVLSSEEVVTLTRTVDLRGRGGAGFPFARKFQAVVDALRNTQGDPAVVVNGAEGEPSCLKDTALLLNAPHLVLDGAEIAAVALRADEVAVGVARADVLASVQQAMDERRSLSVRMRVEQLPERFVTGEGSALTNGLNNNPALPSGRKVRTSERGLNGRPTLLSNTETFAQLAVAARLGAQGYAEVGLPDEPGTAMLTVAGEAVVEAPTGAPLTYLLQMCGMSVGQGLLVGGYHGMWLSPAAGELALVSREALKALGATLGAGAVLPLPEETCPLGETARVARYMAGESAQQCGPCVWGLARLADELEALTTYGGQAAYDAVFSHVRGVLGRGACSHPDGTSRFVSSALKAFPEDVGRHVYEGGCGRPVLGVLPVDGKDVGKVTQRLLVDWTLCRAHGLCADVLPGVVQLGPDGYPSSADMPLKEKERANAVRAVRRCPALALRVVG; this is translated from the coding sequence GTGAACGAGATCCGGCCCACCGTCAGTTCCTTCGGCCCGGCCCGGTTGCTGGCCGGAACCGACGCCGGACGCCTCGACCGCGCGCGGCACCTCGCCGTCCACGGCCCGGTGCCGGTCCTCAGTTCCGAGGAGGTGGTCACTCTCACACGCACCGTCGACCTGCGCGGCCGCGGCGGCGCGGGCTTCCCCTTCGCCCGCAAGTTCCAGGCCGTCGTGGACGCGTTGCGGAACACCCAGGGGGACCCGGCTGTCGTCGTCAACGGTGCCGAGGGTGAACCCAGTTGTCTCAAGGACACCGCACTGTTGCTCAACGCCCCGCACCTGGTGCTGGACGGCGCGGAGATCGCCGCGGTCGCCCTGCGTGCCGACGAGGTCGCCGTCGGCGTCGCGCGGGCGGACGTGCTGGCCTCGGTGCAACAAGCCATGGACGAACGGCGATCGCTCTCGGTGCGGATGCGCGTCGAGCAACTCCCGGAGCGGTTCGTCACCGGTGAGGGGTCGGCCCTCACCAACGGGCTCAACAACAACCCGGCCCTGCCCTCCGGCCGGAAGGTACGGACCAGCGAGCGGGGACTGAACGGCCGGCCGACACTGCTCTCCAACACCGAGACGTTCGCCCAACTGGCTGTCGCGGCAAGGCTGGGCGCACAGGGCTACGCCGAGGTCGGCCTTCCCGACGAGCCGGGGACGGCCATGCTCACCGTGGCCGGCGAGGCCGTTGTCGAGGCTCCCACCGGAGCGCCCCTGACCTACCTGCTGCAGATGTGCGGCATGTCGGTCGGCCAAGGGCTGCTGGTGGGCGGATACCACGGGATGTGGCTGAGCCCCGCGGCCGGCGAACTCGCCCTGGTCTCCCGGGAAGCCCTGAAGGCACTGGGTGCGACGCTCGGCGCGGGCGCCGTCCTGCCACTGCCCGAGGAGACCTGCCCGTTGGGGGAGACGGCCCGCGTCGCCCGCTACATGGCGGGGGAGTCGGCACAGCAGTGCGGCCCGTGCGTCTGGGGCCTGGCCAGGCTGGCCGACGAGCTGGAGGCGCTGACGACCTACGGGGGACAGGCGGCCTACGACGCCGTCTTCTCCCACGTCCGGGGCGTGCTCGGGCGCGGGGCGTGCTCGCACCCCGACGGTACCTCCCGGTTCGTGTCCTCGGCGCTCAAGGCCTTCCCGGAGGACGTCGGCCGACACGTCTACGAGGGCGGCTGCGGGCGGCCGGTCCTGGGGGTGCTCCCGGTCGACGGCAAGGACGTCGGCAAGGTGACGCAACGACTGCTGGTCGACTGGACGCTGTGCCGGGCGCACGGGCTCTGCGCGGACGTGCTGCCGGGAGTCGTCCAGCTGGGACCCGACGGCTACCCGTCGTCGGCGGACATGCCGCTCAAGGAGAAGGAGCGGGCGAACGCGGTGCGGGCCGTACGGCGCTGCCCCGCGCTCGCCCTGAGAGTCGTCGGCTGA
- a CDS encoding phosphatidylinositol-specific phospholipase C, translated as MRTTISRRSFARGAVLGALAAGGLAVGSPGARAADLPGGSDWLAAVDPRVPLARLTLPGTHDTCSLYGGPLTQTQTLALPAQLAAGVRFLDIRCRAIDGVLAIHHGPVFQQVFFGDVLNQCQAFLAAHPGEALVMRVKQEYSTVSDTEFGALFADYQRRWPGLFRTEDRIPAIGEVRGRVVLLADNAGLPGVRWGGGRTDIEDDYDIGTIFDLYSRKWPEVSAHLTAARTATDPQRLFLTFTSSSGWGLWPRQAADAITPKLRSYLGGLDRSTRPVLGTVPADFVTADLARSLYALNFGV; from the coding sequence ATGCGTACGACGATCAGCCGCCGGTCCTTCGCCCGCGGGGCCGTGCTCGGGGCGCTCGCCGCCGGCGGCCTGGCGGTCGGCTCACCCGGCGCCCGGGCGGCCGACCTGCCGGGCGGCTCCGACTGGCTGGCGGCCGTCGACCCGCGAGTGCCGCTCGCCCGGCTCACCCTGCCCGGCACCCACGACACCTGCTCGTTGTACGGCGGGCCGCTGACCCAGACGCAGACCCTGGCGCTGCCCGCTCAGCTGGCGGCCGGGGTGCGGTTCCTCGACATCCGCTGCCGGGCGATCGACGGAGTGCTCGCGATCCACCACGGGCCGGTGTTCCAGCAGGTCTTCTTCGGCGACGTGCTCAACCAGTGCCAGGCCTTTCTCGCCGCCCACCCCGGCGAGGCCCTGGTGATGCGGGTCAAGCAGGAGTACTCCACCGTGTCCGACACCGAGTTCGGCGCCCTCTTCGCCGACTACCAGCGCCGCTGGCCGGGCCTGTTCCGGACCGAGGACCGGATTCCCGCGATCGGCGAGGTCCGCGGCCGGGTCGTCCTCCTCGCCGACAACGCCGGCCTGCCGGGCGTCCGCTGGGGCGGCGGGCGCACCGACATCGAGGACGACTACGACATCGGCACCATCTTCGACCTCTATTCGCGCAAGTGGCCCGAGGTCTCGGCCCACCTGACCGCCGCCCGCACCGCCACCGACCCGCAGCGGCTCTTCCTCACCTTCACGTCCAGCTCCGGCTGGGGGCTCTGGCCCCGCCAGGCCGCCGACGCGATCACCCCCAAGCTGCGGTCCTACCTCGGCGGCCTGGACCGCTCCACCCGCCCGGTGCTCGGCACCGTCCCGGCCGACTTCGTCACCGCCGACCTGGCGCGCTCGCTCTACGCGCTGAACTTCGGCGTCTGA
- a CDS encoding glycoside hydrolase domain-containing protein — protein sequence MKSRITALRSAAAVAVAVLMTAPGVGSAGAAPAGGPDTKAVTYQGHVFQVPSSWAVVDLAVDPQACVRFDQHAVYLGHPGDQQVCPPRLIGRTEALLVEPAAAAAPDREGSNPVAHTVRANDGVVAVTGTYDTDQALVRRIITGAGLVPAPQHQPAPTPAPAGPGSRTPVAPRSSAAQAAPADSARAAAPAAAPAAAPAAAAAIPASATNYTGKGFDACTAPSGAAMNAWMTASPYRAVGIYIGGSKRACAQPNLTASWVQQQASAGWAFMPLYVGVQASKIVAPAAEGANAAADAAAQAQSLGFSPGAVLYYDMEAYNTPQYTAPVLAFLTAWTNELHAWGYNSGVYSSSSSGIKDLVANAGNSAYTMPDAVFSANWNGREDTEDPWIPAGYWSNHQRAHQYASPTAAETWGGFSIGIDQDYLDIQLNGAPPSQSSGLFLGVRQSSGNWPGFNPLTGGAGVFRGSEVAIAGLPNGSSQELGIGLDGLLYHGTRAANGNWSGFAQLPGNGTPTMAAYRAAVAGLPNGSSQVLAVGNDGNVYHETRFADGNWSGWAALPGIGTPTMSAGAVAIAGLPDGSSQVLAIGNDGNVYHETRFADGNWSGWAALPGVGTPTMSAGAVAIAGLPDGSSQVLAIGNDGNVYHETRFADGNWSGWAALPGNGTPTMAARTVGIAGLPDGSSQVAVVGGDGNAYHKTRFANGNWSGFGAVQGPYGGSVFPAQRAAIAGLPDGSSQLVITRG from the coding sequence GTGAAGTCCCGTATCACAGCGCTCCGCAGCGCCGCAGCCGTCGCGGTGGCCGTCCTCATGACGGCGCCCGGTGTCGGCTCGGCGGGAGCCGCGCCTGCCGGGGGGCCGGACACCAAGGCGGTGACGTACCAGGGCCACGTCTTCCAAGTGCCCTCGAGCTGGGCGGTGGTGGACCTCGCGGTCGACCCGCAGGCCTGTGTCCGTTTCGACCAGCACGCCGTCTACCTCGGCCACCCGGGCGACCAGCAGGTCTGCCCGCCACGACTGATCGGCCGCACCGAGGCGCTGCTGGTCGAGCCCGCCGCCGCCGCGGCGCCGGACCGGGAGGGTTCCAACCCGGTCGCCCACACGGTCCGGGCCAACGACGGCGTGGTCGCGGTGACCGGCACGTACGACACGGACCAGGCGCTGGTGCGGCGGATCATCACCGGCGCCGGCCTCGTCCCCGCGCCGCAGCACCAGCCCGCGCCGACGCCGGCGCCCGCCGGGCCGGGGTCGCGGACGCCGGTCGCGCCGCGCTCCTCGGCCGCCCAGGCCGCACCGGCCGACTCCGCGCGGGCCGCGGCTCCGGCCGCCGCACCCGCTGCAGCACCCGCTGCCGCCGCCGCGATACCCGCGTCGGCGACCAACTACACCGGCAAGGGCTTCGACGCCTGCACGGCACCCTCCGGTGCCGCGATGAACGCCTGGATGACGGCCTCCCCGTACCGGGCGGTCGGCATCTACATCGGCGGGTCCAAGCGGGCCTGCGCCCAGCCGAACCTCACGGCCTCCTGGGTCCAGCAGCAGGCGTCCGCCGGCTGGGCCTTCATGCCGCTGTACGTCGGCGTGCAGGCTTCGAAGATCGTCGCCCCCGCCGCCGAGGGCGCCAACGCCGCCGCCGACGCGGCGGCCCAGGCGCAGAGCCTCGGCTTCTCCCCCGGCGCGGTCCTCTACTACGACATGGAGGCCTACAACACGCCGCAGTACACCGCCCCGGTGCTGGCCTTCCTCACCGCCTGGACCAACGAGCTGCACGCCTGGGGTTACAACTCCGGCGTCTACAGCAGCAGCTCGTCCGGCATCAAGGACCTCGTCGCCAACGCCGGCAACAGCGCCTACACCATGCCCGACGCCGTCTTCAGCGCCAACTGGAACGGCCGGGAGGACACCGAGGACCCGTGGATCCCGGCGGGCTACTGGTCCAACCACCAGCGCGCCCACCAGTACGCCTCGCCGACGGCCGCGGAGACCTGGGGCGGCTTCTCGATCGGGATCGACCAGGACTACCTCGACATCCAGTTGAACGGCGCCCCGCCGTCGCAGTCCTCGGGGCTGTTCCTCGGCGTGCGCCAGAGCTCGGGCAACTGGCCCGGCTTCAATCCGCTGACCGGCGGGGCGGGCGTCTTCCGCGGCTCCGAGGTGGCGATCGCCGGGCTGCCCAACGGCTCCTCGCAGGAGCTCGGCATCGGTCTCGACGGCCTGCTCTACCACGGGACCCGCGCCGCGAACGGCAACTGGTCCGGCTTCGCCCAGCTCCCCGGTAACGGCACGCCCACCATGGCGGCGTACCGGGCCGCCGTCGCGGGCCTGCCGAACGGCTCGTCCCAGGTACTGGCCGTCGGCAACGACGGCAACGTCTACCACGAGACCCGCTTCGCCGACGGCAACTGGTCCGGCTGGGCCGCACTGCCCGGGATCGGCACCCCCACCATGTCGGCCGGGGCCGTCGCCATCGCCGGACTGCCCGACGGCTCGTCCCAGGTACTGGCCATCGGCAACGACGGCAACGTCTACCACGAGACCCGCTTCGCCGACGGCAACTGGTCCGGCTGGGCCGCACTGCCCGGCGTCGGCACCCCCACCATGTCGGCCGGGGCCGTCGCCATCGCCGGACTGCCCGACGGCTCGTCCCAGGTACTGGCCATCGGCAACGACGGCAACGTCTACCACGAGACCCGCTTCGCCGACGGCAACTGGTCCGGCTGGGCCGCACTGCCCGGCAACGGTACCCCCACCATGGCCGCGCGGACGGTCGGCATCGCCGGACTGCCCGACGGCTCCTCGCAGGTGGCGGTCGTCGGCGGTGACGGCAACGCCTACCACAAGACCCGCTTCGCCAACGGCAACTGGTCCGGCTTCGGCGCTGTCCAGGGGCCGTACGGCGGGAGCGTCTTCCCCGCCCAGCGCGCCGCGATCGCCGGCCTGCCGGACGGTTCCAGCCAGCTCGTGATCACCCGCGGCTGA
- a CDS encoding protease pro-enzyme activation domain-containing protein, with the protein MRPRTLALAAAIAVLPLTAVSLGVSTAQAAAPHAAPRVTLPNTVNPAVAQSEKKGDVPAEQQISVSVSLKLRDADALERFLTAVGTPGAPEFGRYLTPEQFTDRFGPAPAAVDQVRAYLTAQGLTVTEVSANRQVVNARGTAAQVSQAFGTHESAYVDPRTQRSFFANDAAASVPSDLAAAVQGVSGLDNHPVRRTHLVQPGSPASDAAPGTAPGAAPGAVAASPGGLSPAQYTGAYNLNRTGADGTGVTVALWEFDGYSKSNLSTYDSQYGLSGPAVSTVSVDGANYDSRPGEGQGEVELDSEIVRGAAPKATQLIYEAPNSDQGEIDMANRIVADNRASVISISWGSCEPDTTPASMTAVDNAFKQAAAQGISVFSASGDDGSRDCTRSTSGSTVKAVDFPASSPHQTGVGGTNLKVSGGNAYSSESAWSTAGGGVSTVFAKPGWQTGTGINGTMRTVPDVSSNADPQSGFAVYTAGGWQVYGGTSAAAPLWSGYAAQFNQKAKAAGQPVLGEASPRLYALANSAGYASAFHDVTTGANQDFSTRTGYDQVTGWGSPVADALTTALLGGGTTTPPTGGCTAAQLIGNGGFETGSAAPWTASSGVVDNSASEAAHSGSWKSWMNGYGSAHTDSMSQTVSVPAGCKSVSLTFWLHIDTAETGSTAYDKLTVQANSTTLKTYSNADAAAGYTQRTLDLTSFAGQTVTIKFTGTEDSSLQTGFVVDDVALNVG; encoded by the coding sequence TTGCGCCCCCGTACCCTCGCGCTCGCCGCGGCGATAGCCGTGCTGCCGCTCACCGCCGTCTCGCTCGGCGTCTCCACCGCACAGGCCGCAGCCCCCCACGCCGCCCCGCGCGTCACCCTTCCGAACACCGTCAACCCGGCGGTGGCCCAGTCGGAGAAGAAGGGCGACGTCCCCGCGGAGCAGCAGATATCCGTGTCCGTCAGCCTCAAGCTGCGCGACGCCGACGCGCTCGAGCGCTTCCTGACCGCGGTCGGCACCCCCGGTGCGCCGGAGTTCGGCCGGTACCTGACGCCGGAGCAGTTCACCGACCGGTTCGGACCGGCCCCGGCCGCCGTCGACCAGGTCAGGGCCTACCTGACCGCACAGGGCCTGACGGTCACCGAGGTCAGTGCCAACCGCCAGGTGGTCAACGCCCGCGGCACCGCCGCCCAGGTCTCGCAGGCCTTCGGCACCCACGAGAGCGCTTACGTCGACCCGCGGACCCAGCGGTCCTTCTTCGCCAACGACGCGGCCGCCTCCGTCCCGTCCGACCTGGCCGCTGCCGTCCAGGGCGTCAGCGGTCTGGACAACCACCCGGTCCGCAGGACCCACCTGGTCCAGCCGGGCTCGCCCGCCTCCGACGCCGCCCCCGGGACCGCCCCCGGAGCCGCTCCCGGCGCCGTCGCCGCGAGCCCGGGCGGACTGTCCCCCGCCCAGTACACCGGTGCCTACAACCTCAACCGGACCGGCGCCGACGGCACCGGCGTCACCGTGGCCCTGTGGGAGTTCGACGGCTACAGCAAGTCCAACCTGAGCACCTACGACTCGCAGTACGGCCTCTCCGGTCCGGCCGTGTCCACCGTGTCGGTCGACGGCGCGAACTACGACTCGCGGCCGGGCGAGGGCCAGGGCGAGGTCGAGCTGGACAGCGAGATCGTCCGCGGCGCCGCGCCCAAGGCCACCCAGCTGATCTACGAGGCGCCCAACAGCGACCAGGGCGAGATCGACATGGCCAACAGGATCGTGGCCGACAACCGGGCCTCGGTCATCTCCATCTCGTGGGGCTCCTGCGAGCCGGACACCACCCCGGCCTCGATGACCGCCGTCGACAACGCCTTCAAGCAGGCCGCCGCCCAGGGCATCTCGGTCTTCTCCGCCTCCGGCGACGACGGCTCCCGCGACTGCACCCGCTCCACCAGCGGATCCACCGTCAAGGCGGTCGACTTCCCGGCCTCCAGCCCGCACCAGACCGGTGTCGGCGGCACCAACCTCAAGGTCTCCGGCGGCAACGCCTACTCCTCGGAGAGCGCCTGGAGCACCGCAGGCGGCGGCGTCTCCACCGTGTTCGCCAAGCCGGGCTGGCAGACCGGCACCGGGATCAACGGCACCATGCGCACCGTCCCGGACGTGTCCTCCAACGCCGACCCGCAGAGCGGCTTCGCCGTCTACACGGCCGGCGGCTGGCAGGTCTACGGCGGCACCAGCGCGGCCGCCCCGCTGTGGTCCGGCTACGCCGCCCAGTTCAACCAGAAGGCCAAGGCCGCCGGGCAGCCGGTCCTCGGCGAGGCGAGTCCGCGGCTGTACGCGCTCGCCAACAGCGCCGGCTACGCCTCCGCCTTCCACGACGTCACCACCGGTGCCAACCAGGACTTCTCCACCCGGACCGGCTACGACCAGGTCACCGGCTGGGGCAGCCCGGTCGCCGACGCCCTGACCACCGCCCTGCTCGGCGGCGGCACCACCACCCCGCCGACCGGCGGCTGCACCGCCGCCCAGCTGATCGGCAACGGCGGCTTCGAGACCGGCTCGGCCGCCCCGTGGACCGCCTCCAGCGGCGTGGTCGACAACAGCGCCTCCGAGGCGGCCCACTCGGGCAGCTGGAAGTCCTGGATGAACGGCTACGGCTCGGCGCACACCGACTCGATGTCGCAGACCGTCTCCGTCCCGGCCGGCTGCAAGTCCGTCTCGCTCACCTTCTGGCTGCACATCGACACCGCGGAGACCGGCTCCACCGCCTACGACAAGCTGACCGTCCAGGCCAACAGCACCACACTGAAGACGTACTCCAACGCGGACGCGGCGGCCGGCTACACCCAGCGGACGCTGGACCTCACCTCCTTCGCCGGGCAGACGGTGACGATCAAGTTCACCGGCACCGAGGACTCCTCGCTCCAGACCGGCTTCGTGGTCGACGACGTCGCGCTGAACGTCGGCTGA
- a CDS encoding class I SAM-dependent methyltransferase — translation MALLPDITAYYDGGDEAGRLTSGRTVGTIELMRTQEILRVHLPPPPASVLDVGGGPGVHARLLADRGYRVLVIDPVERHVRQARALGLAAEVGDARSLDRADRSFDAVLLLGPLYHLPEAADRDRAWQEAARVVRPGGPVAAAVLNRYAKLLDPHSEVAPDIAATGLRVRRDGPTTYYHDPSELPAEAHRAGLEVVSLHGLHGPAFEGLRAEERRTGTTDLGGRALESALAAARFADTRPELLVLSLHLLAVARRPRAVARPNG, via the coding sequence GTGGCACTCCTGCCCGACATCACCGCCTACTACGACGGCGGCGACGAGGCCGGCCGCCTCACCTCCGGGCGCACCGTGGGCACGATCGAACTGATGCGGACCCAGGAGATCCTGCGCGTCCACCTGCCGCCCCCGCCCGCCTCCGTCCTGGACGTCGGCGGAGGGCCCGGTGTCCATGCCCGTCTGCTCGCCGACCGCGGTTACCGGGTGCTCGTGATCGACCCGGTGGAGCGGCACGTCCGGCAGGCCCGCGCCCTGGGGTTGGCGGCCGAGGTGGGCGACGCGCGCTCCCTCGACCGGGCGGACCGCTCGTTCGACGCGGTACTGCTGCTCGGCCCGCTCTACCACCTGCCGGAGGCCGCCGACCGCGACCGCGCCTGGCAGGAGGCCGCACGCGTCGTCCGACCCGGCGGCCCGGTCGCCGCGGCCGTGCTCAACCGCTATGCCAAGCTCCTCGACCCGCACTCGGAGGTGGCGCCGGACATCGCGGCCACCGGCCTCCGTGTCCGCCGGGACGGCCCGACCACCTACTACCACGACCCGTCCGAGCTCCCCGCCGAAGCCCACCGGGCGGGCCTGGAGGTCGTGTCGCTCCACGGGCTGCACGGACCGGCGTTCGAGGGGCTGCGGGCGGAGGAGCGCCGTACCGGGACGACGGACCTCGGCGGGCGGGCACTCGAATCCGCCCTCGCCGCCGCCCGGTTCGCCGACACCCGGCCGGAACTGCTGGTCCTCAGCCTCCACCTGCTCGCCGTCGCCCGCCGCCCGCGTGCGGTGGCACGGCCGAACGGCTGA
- a CDS encoding VOC family protein: MLTSTRLPGGLNWLDLGTPDVAAAAAFYRGLFGWEFVSAGPEAGGYGFLRKDGRTVAAVGPLTEEGAGSAWTVYFRTTDADATTRAVEAAGGVVRFPPAQVFTAGRTAGFTDPTGAEFAVWEPGDRDGLDLVDEPGSVSWVELYTTDGAAARRFYGSVLAWEGTDRPMGGGIVYTVVGPAGGGGTGGGGTAHGGILQLQQMHLDAGSTSEWHPYFEVEDCDAALARARELGATVIIPAMDAPGVGRLAMFLDPFGAPFAVLRSAGR, from the coding sequence ATGCTGACTTCCACCCGGCTCCCGGGCGGGCTGAACTGGCTCGACCTGGGGACGCCCGACGTCGCCGCGGCCGCGGCCTTCTACCGCGGCCTGTTCGGCTGGGAGTTCGTCTCCGCCGGGCCGGAGGCCGGGGGGTACGGCTTCCTGCGGAAGGACGGCCGGACGGTGGCCGCCGTCGGGCCGCTGACCGAGGAGGGCGCGGGGTCCGCGTGGACGGTGTACTTCCGCACGACGGACGCCGATGCCACCACCAGGGCCGTCGAGGCGGCGGGCGGCGTCGTCCGCTTCCCGCCGGCGCAGGTGTTCACGGCCGGACGGACGGCCGGCTTCACGGATCCGACCGGCGCCGAGTTCGCCGTGTGGGAACCGGGCGACAGGGACGGCCTGGACCTCGTCGACGAGCCCGGCAGCGTGAGCTGGGTCGAGCTCTACACCACCGACGGTGCGGCGGCGAGGAGGTTCTACGGCAGCGTCCTGGCCTGGGAGGGCACGGACCGGCCGATGGGCGGGGGCATCGTCTACACCGTCGTCGGGCCGGCCGGCGGCGGGGGGACCGGCGGCGGGGGGACCGCGCACGGTGGCATCCTGCAGCTGCAGCAGATGCACCTGGACGCGGGATCGACGTCCGAGTGGCACCCCTACTTCGAGGTCGAGGACTGCGACGCCGCCCTGGCCCGGGCCCGGGAGCTGGGCGCCACCGTCATCATTCCCGCCATGGACGCCCCGGGCGTGGGCCGGCTGGCGATGTTCCTCGATCCGTTCGGGGCCCCGTTCGCCGTCCTCAGGAGCGCCGGCCGCTGA
- a CDS encoding DUF4193 domain-containing protein, whose protein sequence is MATDYDAPRDTGDEGRDDSIEALKNKRDDKQSSSVDVEPEAVEGLELPGADLSGEELTVRVVPLQADEFTCMTCFLVHHRAQLAGEDKNGRPICRECAS, encoded by the coding sequence ATGGCAACCGACTACGACGCCCCGCGCGACACCGGCGACGAGGGACGCGACGACAGTATCGAGGCTCTGAAGAACAAGCGGGACGACAAGCAGAGCTCCTCGGTGGACGTGGAGCCCGAGGCCGTTGAGGGGCTCGAGCTGCCGGGTGCCGACCTGTCGGGCGAGGAGCTCACCGTGCGGGTCGTGCCGCTCCAGGCGGACGAGTTCACCTGTATGACCTGCTTCCTGGTCCACCACCGCGCGCAGCTCGCGGGCGAGGACAAGAACGGCCGGCCGATCTGCCGGGAGTGCGCGTCCTGA
- a CDS encoding FCD domain-containing protein has protein sequence MDLDQAREQARLDWQAGAIFRPVRTGNAFEETVERLLQAIKLGVFGHGDRLPAERDLAARLGVSRETLREALRTLQQAGCVEPRRGRYGGTFVTYRMPAPDVADLRRAARDLGGALEDALTYRQVLETGAAEAAARRTLTTDQRARLESRLDELEHAPPDQYRQLDSRFHLAIGELTGSPTLAAAIAEARMRLNDLLNAIPMLERNIEHAAEQHRAMVRAILTGDGDAARRATEEHLAATAALLRGFLA, from the coding sequence GTGGACCTGGACCAAGCACGTGAGCAGGCACGGCTCGACTGGCAGGCCGGTGCGATCTTCCGCCCGGTCCGCACCGGCAACGCCTTCGAGGAGACCGTCGAACGGCTGCTCCAGGCGATCAAGCTCGGTGTCTTCGGCCACGGCGACCGGCTGCCCGCCGAACGGGACCTCGCCGCACGACTGGGCGTCAGCAGGGAGACCCTGCGCGAGGCGCTGCGCACCCTCCAGCAGGCCGGCTGCGTCGAGCCCCGCCGCGGCCGCTACGGCGGCACCTTCGTCACCTACCGGATGCCCGCGCCCGACGTCGCCGACCTCCGCCGGGCCGCCCGCGACCTCGGCGGCGCGCTGGAGGACGCGCTGACCTACCGCCAGGTCCTGGAGACCGGCGCCGCCGAGGCCGCCGCCCGCCGCACCCTCACCACCGACCAGCGGGCCCGGCTGGAGAGCCGGCTCGACGAGCTGGAGCACGCCCCGCCGGACCAGTACCGCCAGCTCGACTCGCGCTTCCACCTCGCCATCGGCGAACTCACCGGCTCCCCCACCCTGGCCGCGGCCATCGCCGAGGCCAGAATGCGCCTCAACGACCTCCTCAACGCCATCCCCATGCTGGAGCGGAACATCGAGCACGCCGCCGAACAGCACCGCGCCATGGTCCGGGCCATCCTCACCGGAGACGGCGACGCCGCCCGCCGCGCCACCGAGGAACACCTCGCCGCGACGGCCGCGCTGCTGCGGGGCTTCCTGGCCTGA